The following coding sequences are from one Planctomycetaceae bacterium window:
- a CDS encoding nitrophenyl compound nitroreductase subunit ArsF family protein — MAFLLVSIGVAIGKEMAGRGGPAATPPTTNGREKVMVYYMHGIPCVTCTFIETTAQKLVREEFAGQVAAGKMEFASISYLDPASAALADKYNVGENMVIAVRLEGDKETSRARMDKVMQLAGDEARLKDYLRQGIRSVLEGTAK, encoded by the coding sequence AGATGGCCGGTCGCGGCGGGCCGGCGGCAACCCCGCCAACGACGAACGGCCGGGAAAAAGTCATGGTGTATTACATGCACGGAATTCCCTGCGTGACATGCACGTTCATTGAAACGACCGCCCAGAAGCTTGTCCGCGAAGAGTTTGCCGGGCAAGTCGCCGCCGGCAAGATGGAGTTCGCCTCAATCAGCTATCTCGATCCGGCCAGCGCCGCCCTGGCGGACAAGTACAACGTCGGCGAGAACATGGTCATCGCCGTGCGCCTCGAGGGCGACAAGGAAACTTCCCGCGCGCGGATGGATAAGGTGATGCAACTGGCCGGCGATGAAGCACGGTTGAAAGACTATCTGCGCCAGGGCATCCGCTCGGTGCTGGAAGGAACCGCCAAATGA
- a CDS encoding ABC transporter permease, which translates to MNLALKDIRHNFGRFALTAIGIGLLLMLVMGMGGIYRGLVDDATLLVNRVAADLWVVQKNTRGPFAEVSRIPANTEDRVRAVPGVLSSDDFVSHTIQREYDGRPLRMTVQGLSWPQDRGAWLPLIAGRRLEQSHFEMIADKSLGLPLGHRMTLGKDAYTIVGLTRNMASTSGDSMVFVTLADSQAIQYDQSGETVRLERQARRSRVSDVDPGRTQPELLNRAGGLSSGIAVLGPPPVSAVVVKVAPGADAAQVAATIASWPDVSVHSADAQRQLLVGGMVDKSRRQLGLFRALLIIVSAIIMALILYTLTLDKIHDIAVLKLMGARNFVIVNLILQQALLLGIIGYAIAYVAGQWVFPVFPRRVLIVNEDLWMLGAIVLGISVVASLLGIWRAMKVQPNEVIA; encoded by the coding sequence ATGAATCTGGCGCTCAAGGACATCCGGCATAACTTCGGGCGTTTCGCCCTGACGGCCATCGGCATCGGCCTGCTGCTCATGCTGGTCATGGGCATGGGCGGGATCTATCGCGGGCTGGTCGACGACGCGACGCTGCTGGTCAACCGCGTCGCCGCGGACTTGTGGGTGGTGCAGAAGAACACGCGCGGACCTTTCGCGGAGGTTTCGCGCATTCCCGCCAACACAGAGGACCGGGTGCGCGCCGTGCCGGGGGTTCTTTCGTCCGATGATTTCGTCTCGCACACGATCCAGCGGGAGTATGACGGACGGCCGTTGCGAATGACGGTTCAGGGATTGTCCTGGCCGCAGGACAGGGGCGCGTGGCTTCCGCTGATCGCGGGGCGCAGGCTCGAACAGTCTCATTTTGAAATGATTGCCGACAAGTCGCTGGGCCTGCCCCTTGGGCATCGCATGACGCTGGGCAAAGACGCGTACACGATCGTCGGCCTTACGCGCAACATGGCCTCCACCAGCGGCGATTCGATGGTGTTCGTCACGTTGGCTGATTCACAGGCCATCCAATACGATCAGTCCGGCGAGACCGTGCGGCTCGAACGCCAGGCCCGCCGGTCCCGCGTGTCAGACGTCGACCCGGGCCGCACTCAGCCCGAACTGCTCAATCGCGCCGGCGGCCTGTCGTCAGGCATTGCCGTGCTGGGTCCGCCCCCCGTCAGCGCCGTGGTGGTCAAAGTCGCCCCCGGCGCTGACGCGGCGCAGGTGGCGGCCACCATCGCCTCCTGGCCGGATGTCTCCGTCCACAGCGCCGATGCGCAGCGCCAATTGCTGGTAGGCGGAATGGTGGACAAGTCGCGGCGGCAACTGGGCCTGTTCCGGGCGCTGCTCATCATTGTTTCGGCCATCATCATGGCCCTGATCCTGTACACGCTGACACTGGACAAGATCCACGACATCGCCGTGCTCAAGCTCATGGGCGCGCGGAACTTCGTGATCGTCAACCTGATCCTTCAGCAGGCACTGCTGCTGGGCATCATTGGATATGCCATCGCATACGTTGCCGGCCAGTGGGTTTTTCCGGTCTTCCCGCGGCGAGTCCTGATCGTCAACGAGGACCTGTGGATGCTCGGGGCCATCGTGCTGGGGATTTCCGTCGTCGCCAGTCTCCTGGGCATCTGGCGTGCGATGAAGGTCCAACCCAACGAGGTGATCGCATGA
- a CDS encoding efflux RND transporter periplasmic adaptor subunit gives MARGGYVRRVLRMGWKVALVVLIAGAVVYQLRFRPVPVQAFTVKSDTVQSEVMGTGTLDARTKITISSKITGRIAGLSADQNDAVVKNQLLVALDDSDLRQQVEIASAALEATKASLARVQSDITRAQAVLAQAKLEHQRASQMFAKQAATRQEVDKAKEALDVAQAALASSAAAKTEVEHQVITAEQTLNYQRARLAEAQILCPLDNGLVTFRYREVGDIVVPGTAIMDVVGLKELWVSAWVDESASGALAAGQPARVVFRSQPDKSYAGEVARLARQTDRETREFLVDVRVKELPPNWSVGQRAEVYIATGSKEGAACIPQRLLLWREGKAGVLVDNGGKVRYQNVELGLRGREAVEIVRGLTLGQVVVTAQDGDNSRLTNGRAIRR, from the coding sequence ATGGCCCGTGGCGGATATGTAAGGCGAGTCTTGCGGATGGGGTGGAAAGTCGCCCTGGTGGTGCTCATTGCAGGCGCAGTGGTGTACCAGCTTCGGTTCCGTCCCGTGCCGGTGCAGGCGTTCACTGTTAAATCCGACACCGTGCAGTCGGAGGTCATGGGCACCGGTACGCTCGACGCCCGCACGAAGATCACCATCAGTTCCAAGATCACCGGGCGCATCGCCGGCCTGTCAGCCGATCAGAACGACGCCGTCGTCAAAAATCAGCTACTGGTCGCGCTGGACGACAGCGACCTTCGCCAGCAGGTGGAAATAGCCTCGGCCGCGCTGGAAGCCACCAAGGCGTCCCTGGCGCGGGTTCAGAGCGACATCACCCGCGCCCAGGCCGTCCTGGCCCAGGCGAAACTCGAGCACCAGCGCGCCTCGCAGATGTTTGCGAAACAGGCCGCCACACGCCAGGAAGTCGACAAAGCCAAGGAGGCCTTGGATGTCGCGCAGGCCGCCCTGGCCAGCAGCGCCGCCGCCAAAACCGAGGTGGAACATCAGGTCATCACCGCCGAGCAGACGCTCAACTATCAGCGGGCGCGCCTGGCCGAAGCGCAGATTCTCTGTCCGCTCGATAACGGACTGGTGACGTTCCGCTATCGCGAAGTCGGCGACATCGTCGTGCCCGGCACGGCCATCATGGACGTGGTGGGCCTGAAGGAACTGTGGGTCTCGGCGTGGGTGGACGAATCGGCCTCGGGCGCCCTGGCGGCAGGTCAGCCGGCGCGCGTCGTTTTTCGCTCGCAGCCCGACAAGAGCTACGCCGGCGAGGTCGCCCGCCTGGCCCGCCAGACCGATCGCGAGACGCGCGAGTTTTTGGTGGATGTGCGCGTCAAGGAACTGCCCCCCAACTGGTCCGTGGGCCAGCGGGCGGAGGTCTATATCGCCACCGGCTCCAAGGAAGGCGCGGCCTGTATCCCCCAGCGGTTGCTCCTGTGGCGCGAGGGCAAGGCGGGCGTTCTTGTGGATAACGGCGGCAAGGTTCGCTACCAGAACGTGGAGCTGGGCCTGCGGGGGCGCGAGGCGGTGGAGATCGTTCGCGGCCTGACGCTCGGGCAGGTCGTCGTGACAGCCCAAGACGGGGACAACAGCAGGCTCACAAACGGGCGGGCGATCCGGCGATGA
- a CDS encoding aromatic aminobenezylarsenical efflux permease ArsG family transporter gives MSLFAVMSGVFWLGLLTAVSPCPLATNIAAISFLGRHVGSTRRVLGSALLYTLGRTLVYVVLGAGLLWGFHALAGGQGDIKQFASPTSRYLQHYGNLAMGPALLLVGMILMGLIELNLSTSVSGAALQQRLAKGGVIWALPLGMLFALAFCPPSIALFLSALVLSLEHHSPLLPPLVYGIGTAAPVVAFAFLIAFAGGYVGKAFNRLTQIEKWIRTATGIVFIAAGVYYCLTHIYGVRFVG, from the coding sequence ATGAGCTTATTTGCCGTCATGAGCGGCGTGTTCTGGCTGGGCCTGCTCACTGCCGTCAGCCCATGCCCGCTGGCGACGAACATCGCGGCGATCTCGTTTCTGGGCCGCCACGTCGGCAGCACACGCCGCGTGCTGGGATCGGCGCTGCTGTACACGCTGGGGAGAACGCTGGTTTACGTAGTGCTGGGCGCGGGGCTGCTTTGGGGCTTCCATGCCCTGGCCGGCGGGCAGGGCGACATCAAGCAGTTCGCCAGCCCGACCTCGCGGTATCTCCAGCACTATGGCAATCTGGCGATGGGCCCGGCGCTATTGCTGGTGGGCATGATCCTGATGGGCCTGATCGAATTGAATCTCTCGACGAGCGTCAGCGGCGCCGCGCTTCAGCAGCGGTTAGCCAAGGGCGGCGTGATCTGGGCCCTGCCGCTGGGCATGCTGTTCGCGCTGGCGTTCTGCCCGCCGTCAATCGCCCTGTTCCTCAGCGCACTGGTCCTGTCGCTGGAGCACCATTCGCCGCTGCTGCCGCCGCTGGTATATGGCATCGGAACGGCCGCGCCGGTAGTCGCTTTCGCCTTCCTCATCGCCTTCGCCGGCGGATACGTCGGCAAAGCGTTCAACCGCCTGACGCAGATCGAGAAGTGGATCCGCACGGCCACCGGCATTGTCTTCATCGCGGCCGGAGTTTATTATTGCCTGACGCATATCTACGGCGTCAGGTTTGTCGGATAG
- a CDS encoding ABC transporter ATP-binding protein, translating into MTSSAIDTMAVEASGLTKVYGSGNTEVNALRGVDLSLSRGEIMALLGPSGAGKSTLLAIIGLVTRPTAGAITLAGQTVVEDGSFAVDIRTFRRRHMGFVFQKANLIPFLTAVENVRVAMEINDHSPRHSRRRAMELLDYLGVADRADYYPNMLSGGQQQRVAVARALANEPDLILADEPTAALDSVRGRQVMELFRKVAHERRAGVIVVTHDHRALDVFDRSLEMEDGLITTANQQSGLNNASTDHAPAPTISKNSRLINME; encoded by the coding sequence ATGACCTCCAGCGCGATCGACACCATGGCCGTCGAAGCCTCCGGTCTGACCAAGGTCTATGGCAGCGGCAACACCGAGGTGAACGCCCTGCGGGGCGTCGACCTGTCTCTGTCCCGCGGCGAGATCATGGCCCTGCTGGGGCCCAGCGGCGCGGGCAAGAGCACGCTGCTGGCGATTATCGGCCTCGTCACCCGCCCCACTGCCGGCGCCATCACGCTGGCGGGCCAGACCGTCGTTGAGGACGGGAGCTTTGCCGTCGACATCCGCACGTTTCGAAGGCGCCATATGGGGTTCGTCTTCCAGAAGGCCAACCTGATTCCCTTCCTGACGGCCGTCGAGAACGTCCGCGTGGCGATGGAGATCAACGACCACTCCCCCCGCCACTCGCGGCGACGGGCGATGGAGCTGCTGGACTACCTCGGCGTCGCCGACCGGGCTGATTACTATCCTAACATGCTTTCCGGCGGCCAGCAGCAACGCGTGGCGGTCGCGCGGGCCTTGGCCAATGAACCGGACCTGATCCTGGCCGACGAACCGACAGCCGCCCTGGACAGCGTTCGCGGCAGGCAGGTCATGGAGCTCTTCCGCAAGGTGGCCCACGAGCGCCGGGCCGGCGTGATTGTCGTGACGCACGACCACCGGGCACTGGACGTCTTCGACCGCTCACTCGAGATGGAAGACGGGCTGATCACCACCGCGAATCAACAATCGGGGCTGAACAACGCATCCACAGACCACGCCCCGGCGCCGACGATCAGCAAGAACAGCAGGCTCATCAACATGGAGTAA